A single genomic interval of Corylus avellana chromosome ca10, CavTom2PMs-1.0 harbors:
- the LOC132164421 gene encoding uncharacterized protein LOC132164421 encodes MDPETSSSSASPSPAPSPSTDPLPFDVSTSTAQECLIALGILCSEDHSTEAVEAILSHHPEIMLSIQSLIHYKTALLCDSTTRRLECLNDAVESSCQAIALSPNTISFALFHAILLFQLARNDPGLYEAVVQECDHALLIENPTEPGYEVPVQALRLKKMREVIVDLTEKSKCQIIVLGGGNRRDKWKRLVEDNSLAEVKAEFEAALRRKRRIPGRRAPPDFESPSPDDRLTKKKMIKKHKKVESNDVATISRVRAFWNDKMSVKEKRKLLRIGIEDLKVYLDKNKFGMAKEVLTEAIDYAKAENIWSFWACSYCRERVIDSDMDKHLMGHLGTVSISETSLSLLPDGAPKLVVDMVEKGVWKPVESISATTATADWPHVEDSERAEIIKRIHAKLQLFTGRKCLTWRHLNALQNLIIELLQKNHNIPKLVIMDLWLHHTLQLICSLEAPELNLVLQLLEDLANACALHCLGDIISEEDVRGNNWFWGNARESLFFSSDLSALLFDDRLLRGQTVEPANGTAVLTSIPEHCVADYDCDSDAFVSWLWTEGPTIGEQIRAWVSLREASPTQGMELYKIVEDESRRLNRMCERKGEYLRYEKPLENVEKTISSLCVDENSKREQISQGYVSLLFKRWKELENESEDDEGAAELDIIWSIMKESEADFEIQMAIQRQKNRLAQELYQLDAIIAATLSALEQTGLQAGMVTMFDYRFALVPQLKSFMKARLEDLAYKDAAEKSNAAAKALLAELPDDKNTNKGKSKNKKKKKDHIKAKDSEAAGGSEEQHPTSVPVVSPEPYEDIGSSEQQHPTNVPVVSPDGNEDFGSSGQQHPTSVPIVFPEPNEDVGSSQSGPAPLPVSSIQFGNLNWTNVCQSKSFKK; translated from the exons ATGGACCCAGaaacttcttcttcctctgcttCGCCATCCCCTGCACCCTCGCCATCCACCGATCCCCTACCGTTCGATGTGTCTACTTCGACGGCCCAAGAATGCCTTATTGCCCTCGGGATTCTCTGCAGTGAGGATCACAGCACCGAAGCCGTGGAGGCCATCCTTTCCCACCACCCGGAGATTATGCTCAGCATCCAAAGCCTCATCCACTACAAAACGGCGTTGCTCTGCGACTCTACCACCCGCAGACTCGAATGCCTCAACGACGCCGTCGAGTCCTCATGCCAAGCTATAGCGCTGTCCCCGAACACCATCTCCTTCGCACTCTTCCACGCCATCTTGCTCTTCCAACTCGCCCGAAACGACCCCGGTTTGTACGAAGCCGTGGTCCAAGAATGCGATCACGCGTTGCTGATCGAGAACCCGACGGAGCCAGGGTACGAAGTCCCGGTCCAGGCTTTGCGGCTCAAGAAGATGAGGGAGGTTATCGTGGACCTGACAGAGAAATCCAAGTGCCAGATCATCGTTCTTGGAGGCGGGAACAGGAGGGACAAGTGGAAACGGCTTGTAGAGGATAATTCCCTGGCGGAGGTAAAGGCTGAGTTCGAGGCTGCCCTACGGAGAAAGAGGAGGATCCCAGGGCGGAGGGCGCCTCCGGATTTCGAGTCACCCTCGCCGGACGATCGgttgacaaagaaaaagatgatcaaGAAACACAAGAAAGTTGAGTCCAACGACGTCGCTACCATCAGTCGAGTCAGGGCGTTCTGGAACGACAAGATGAGTgtgaaagaaaagaggaagttGTTGAGAATCGGAATCGAAGATCTCAAAGTGTATTTGGATAAGAACAAGTTTGGAATGGCAAAGGAAGTTTTGACGGAAGCGATTGATTATGCTAAGGCAGAGAATATATGGAGTTTTTGGGCGTGCTCTTACTGCAGAGAGAGGGTTATTGATTCAGATATGGACAAGCATCTTATGGGTCATTTAGGTACTGTATCCATATCAGAGACTTCTCTATCGCTTTTGCCGGATGGAGCTCCCAAATTGGTGGTTGATATGGTCGAAAAAGGCGTTTGGAAGCCCGTGGAATCGATTTCCGCCACCACTGCTACTGCAGATTGGCCCCATGTTGAAGACAGTGAGCGGGCAGAAATCATAAAGAGAATTCATGCGAAACTGCAATTGTTTACGGGTAGAAAATGTCTTACTTGGAGGCATCTCAATGCACTGCAGAACTTGATAATCGAATTGCTGCAAAAAAACCATAATATTCCTAAATTGGTGATTATGGATCTTTGGCTTCACCACACGCTCCAATTGATATGCTCTTTGGAAGCTCCGGAGCTCAATCTTGTTCTTCAGTTGTTGGAAGATCTGGCAAATGCTTGCGCTTTGCATTGTCTTGGTGATATCATTTCAGAGGAAGACGTTAGAGGCAATAACTGGTTTTGGGGCAACGCTCGAGAGAGCCTTTTTTTCAGCAGCGACTTATCAGCTCTCCTTTTCGATGACCGGTTGTTGCGAGGACAGACTGTTGAGCCGGCCAATGGAACTGCAGTGTTAACTTCAATTCCTGAACATTGTGTTGCTGATTATGATTGTGATAGTGATGCTTTTGTTTCTTGGCTATGGACGGAAGGTCCTACAATTGGGGAGCAAATAAGGGCGTGGGTAAGTCTGAGAGAAGCTAGCCCAACTCAGGGAATGGAGTTGTACAAGATTGTTGAAGATGAATCTCGCCGTTTGAACCGAATGTGTGAAAGAAAAGGCGAGTATTTGAGATATGAGAAACCGTTGGAGAATGTTGAGAAAACAATTTCAAGCTTATGTGTTGATGAAAATAGCAAAAGGGAACAAATTTCACAAGGTTATGTATCCCTCTTGTTCAAACGGTGGAAAGAGCTGGAGAATGAGAGTGAGGATGATGAGGGTGCTGCTGAGTTGGATATCATATGGAGTATTATGAAGGAATCAGAAGcagattttgaaattcaaatggCAATCCAGAGGCAGAAAAATCGTCTGGCTCAAGAG CTTTACCAACTTGATGCTATAATCGCGGCGACTCTTTCTGCATTGGAGCAGACGGGGCTGCAAGCTGGGATGGTAACTATGTTTGACTACCGATTTGCCTTGGTGCCCCAGTTGAAGTCATTCATGAAG GCGCGGCTGGAGGATCTGGCCTACAAAGATGCTGCAGAAAAATCTAATGCGGCAGCAAAAGCTTTGTTAGCAGAGCTTCCTGATGACAAGAACACTAACAAAGgaaaatcaaagaataaaaagaagaaaaaggatcaCATAAAGGCCAAGGATTCTGAG GCAGCTGGTGGTAGTGAGGAGCAGCATCCAACCAGTGTGCCTGTTGTCTCCCCTGAACCCTATGAAGATATTGGTTCAAGTGAGCAGCAGCATCCCACCAATGTGCCTGTTGTCTCCCCTGATGGGAATGAAGATTTTGGTTCAAGTGGGCAGCAGCATCCCACCAGTGTGCCTATTGTCTTCCCTGAACCCAATGAAGATGT